Proteins encoded in a region of the Bubalus bubalis isolate 160015118507 breed Murrah chromosome 9, NDDB_SH_1, whole genome shotgun sequence genome:
- the TNFSF9 gene encoding tumor necrosis factor ligand superfamily member 9 isoform X2 has translation MHSSTLATPDPEAQRSPAPPGRVCNPLPWALSAALLLLAAACATCVVRVWGVPGTPASPVSSPAPSSILPVGLEQTSDPHARLPNSPQGVFAQLVVADGAQLTEGPVQWRSEQGLTGVTLAPGVDYDKRTQELVVPEAGVYYVFLHLTLKRVMAGNRNSSDSVSVALDLRPHQAGAALTLTLDLPPPPLGNSAAGFRSSLLHLDAGQRLSVHLHPRIQEPLSWQLSAEATVWGLFRVAAQVPSGLPLSKLT, from the exons ATGCACTCCAGCACCCTCGCCACCCCGGACCCCGAGGCCCAGCGGTCGCCCGCGCCCCCGGGTCGCGTCTGCAACCCGCTGCCCTGGGCTCTGAGCGCCGCGCTGCTGCTGCTTGCCGCTGCCTGCGCCACCTGCGTGGTGCGGGTCTGGGGCGTCCCCGGGACCCCTGCCTCGCCGGTTTCCAGTCCCGCGCCCAGCTCGATTCTCCCCGTGGGGCTGGAGCAGACTTCCGACCCCCACGCCCGCCTCCCCAACTCTCCGCAG GGCGTGTTCGCGCAGCTGGTGGTGGCCGATGGTG cACAGCTGACCGAAGGGCCGGTGCAGTGGCGTAGCGAGCAGGGGTTGACAGGTGTGACTCTGGCGCCAGGCGTGGACTACGACAAGCGCACCCAAGAGCTGGTGGTCCCCGAGGCCGGGGTCTACTATGTTTTCTTGCACTTGACCCTGAAGCGCGTGATGGCGGGCAACCGCAACAGCTCCGACTCAGTCTCCGTGGCCCTGGACCTGCGGCCTCACCAAGCCGGGGCCGCCCTaaccctgaccttggacttgccACCCCCACCCTTGGGGAACTCAGCAGCTGGTTTCCGGAGCAGCTTGCTGCACCTGGATGCGGGGCAGCGCTTGAGCGTCCACTTGCACCCCAGGATCCAGGAGCCTCTCTCCTGGCAGCTCTCAGCCGAAGCCACAGTCTGGGGCCTCTTCCGCGTGGCCGCCCAAGTTCCCAGTGGACTTCCCTTGTCAAAGCTCACGTGA
- the TNFSF9 gene encoding tumor necrosis factor ligand superfamily member 9 isoform X1: MHSSTLATPDPEAQRSPAPPGRVCNPLPWALSAALLLLAAACATCVVRVWGVPGTPASPVSSPAPSSILPVGLEQTSDPHARLPNSPQQGVFAQLVVADGAQLTEGPVQWRSEQGLTGVTLAPGVDYDKRTQELVVPEAGVYYVFLHLTLKRVMAGNRNSSDSVSVALDLRPHQAGAALTLTLDLPPPPLGNSAAGFRSSLLHLDAGQRLSVHLHPRIQEPLSWQLSAEATVWGLFRVAAQVPSGLPLSKLT, from the exons ATGCACTCCAGCACCCTCGCCACCCCGGACCCCGAGGCCCAGCGGTCGCCCGCGCCCCCGGGTCGCGTCTGCAACCCGCTGCCCTGGGCTCTGAGCGCCGCGCTGCTGCTGCTTGCCGCTGCCTGCGCCACCTGCGTGGTGCGGGTCTGGGGCGTCCCCGGGACCCCTGCCTCGCCGGTTTCCAGTCCCGCGCCCAGCTCGATTCTCCCCGTGGGGCTGGAGCAGACTTCCGACCCCCACGCCCGCCTCCCCAACTCTCCGCAG CAGGGCGTGTTCGCGCAGCTGGTGGTGGCCGATGGTG cACAGCTGACCGAAGGGCCGGTGCAGTGGCGTAGCGAGCAGGGGTTGACAGGTGTGACTCTGGCGCCAGGCGTGGACTACGACAAGCGCACCCAAGAGCTGGTGGTCCCCGAGGCCGGGGTCTACTATGTTTTCTTGCACTTGACCCTGAAGCGCGTGATGGCGGGCAACCGCAACAGCTCCGACTCAGTCTCCGTGGCCCTGGACCTGCGGCCTCACCAAGCCGGGGCCGCCCTaaccctgaccttggacttgccACCCCCACCCTTGGGGAACTCAGCAGCTGGTTTCCGGAGCAGCTTGCTGCACCTGGATGCGGGGCAGCGCTTGAGCGTCCACTTGCACCCCAGGATCCAGGAGCCTCTCTCCTGGCAGCTCTCAGCCGAAGCCACAGTCTGGGGCCTCTTCCGCGTGGCCGCCCAAGTTCCCAGTGGACTTCCCTTGTCAAAGCTCACGTGA